The following is a genomic window from Streptomyces lincolnensis.
GGCTCTCCACGTCGACGACCTGGTCGGTGACGTCCTGCGCCTTGGCCGTGCGCTCCAGCAGCGTGCCCGTGCCCTCCAGATCGGCGAGGACCTCGTCGTACTTGTCGACGGGCACCCGCAGCACCACCTCCGTCTCCTCCTGACCCTCCTCGCCCCGGGCGGTGGTCTCGTTGCCGACATAGCCGCCCGCGTTCTCGACGGTGGCACGGGCCTTGTCGAGGGCCTTCGGCACGTCCTTGACCCGCACGGTCAGGGAGGCGGTGCGGATGATGTGGCCGGCGGTGAGCCGGGGCGGCGCGGACGCCTTGGCACCGCCCGCGCCGCTGTCGGGCGCCGCCGCACCGGCCTCTTTCCCGCCCTCCTGGACGGCCGCGTTTCCGCCGCCGTCGTCGCCGTCGGACATGGTGTCGGCGGCGCCACCGCCGCTGCAGCCGGCGAGCGCCAGGGCCGCGGCCAGCAGGACTCCGGCCAGGGCCTGGACCGGTCGTACGGAACGTCGTGCGCGCATGTGGGCATACCCCCGAGGGTCGTCGTGACGACTGACGTTCCTTCGACGCCGGGACGGTCCCGGACGTTGGCGCCCGACGGTTCCATTGAGGTCACGGTCAGGACTCGTGAAGGGCACCGGGGCGGGGCGGGAGTGTCGGAGGGGTCTGAGAAAGTGGGTGCATGAGCGCACCAGGGGCAGGTCACGTCGTGGTCGTCGGAGCCGGCATCGCGGGGCTGGCCGCCGCGCACCGGCTGGTCCGGAGCGGGGCGCGGGTGACCGTGCTGGAGGCCTCGGACCGGGTCGGCGGCAAGCTGCTGCCCGGCGAGATCGCCGGCGCGCGGGTCGACCTCGGCGCCGAGTCGATGCTCGCCCGCCGCCCCGAGGCCGTCGCCCTCGCCCGCGAGGTCGGCCTCACCGACCGCCTCCAGCCGCCGGCCACCGCGACCGCCTCCCTGTGGACCCGCGGCACCCTGCGCCCCATGCCCAAGGGCCATGTGATGGGCGTCCCCGGCGCCGCGTCCGCGCTGGCCGGCGTCCTCTCCGACGAGGGCCTCGCGCGGATCGAACGCGACACCGACCTGCCCCGCACCGAGGTCGGCGAGGACGTGGCGGTCGGGGAGTTCGTGGCGGCGCGGCTCGGCCGCGAGGTCGTCGACCGCCTGGTGGAACCGCTGCTGGGCGGGGTGTACGCGGGCGACGCCTACCGCATCTCGATGCGCCTGGCGGTCCCGCAGCTCTACCAGGCCGCCCGCACCCACACCTCCCTCCTGGAGGCGGTCCGCGAGATCCAGGCGAAGGCCGCCGCGAACCAGCAGACCGGACCGGTCTTCATGGGCATCGAGGGCGGAGTGGGCACCCTCCCGCTCGCGGTCGCCGACGCGGTGCGCGCGGGCGGCGGCGAGATCGTCACCGGCGCGCCGGTCACGGAGCTGCGCCGCGAGGCGTCCGCCGGGTGGCGGGTCGTCGCCGGGG
Proteins encoded in this region:
- a CDS encoding DUF4349 domain-containing protein — protein: MRARRSVRPVQALAGVLLAAALALAGCSGGGAADTMSDGDDGGGNAAVQEGGKEAGAAAPDSGAGGAKASAPPRLTAGHIIRTASLTVRVKDVPKALDKARATVENAGGYVGNETTARGEEGQEETEVVLRVPVDKYDEVLADLEGTGTLLERTAKAQDVTDQVVDVESRITSQRASVTRIRELMDRATRLSDVVTLEGELSTRQSELESLLARQEALKDRTTLATITLSLHEPAHETVAKDDDPGVVDALAGGWDAFVTMLRWIVVALAAVLPFAAMLALLLLVWLRLLRPRLPRRPAPAGASTALGPLPVARPAPEAPRSQEGGEEN
- the hemG gene encoding protoporphyrinogen oxidase, whose product is MSAPGAGHVVVVGAGIAGLAAAHRLVRSGARVTVLEASDRVGGKLLPGEIAGARVDLGAESMLARRPEAVALAREVGLTDRLQPPATATASLWTRGTLRPMPKGHVMGVPGAASALAGVLSDEGLARIERDTDLPRTEVGEDVAVGEFVAARLGREVVDRLVEPLLGGVYAGDAYRISMRLAVPQLYQAARTHTSLLEAVREIQAKAAANQQTGPVFMGIEGGVGTLPLAVADAVRAGGGEIVTGAPVTELRREASAGWRVVAGDRVLAADAVIVAAPAPAAAALLRAEAPEAAAELTAVEYASMALITLAYRRADVTLPEGSGFLVPPVDGHTIKASTFASQKWGWIADDNPGLLVLRTSVGRHGETKILEREDTGLVDVSRHDLREATGLDAAPVETRVTRWDDGLPQYPVGHHARVARVRDHVGKLPGLAVCGAVYDGVGIPACIASAYAAVDQIQGDLRAVQELTAHPVQSLHGGAGE